From a region of the Haematobia irritans isolate KBUSLIRL chromosome 4, ASM5000362v1, whole genome shotgun sequence genome:
- the LOC142233729 gene encoding uncharacterized protein LOC142233729 yields MELVVKFSAKMLFDDFCLKIYFWPFLSYLANMKGVCPIYPAPPGPPSPLPPIPTYQPTPPTTTTLAPCPAMPLVCQADGSRPIPYCPCIDPRQQMASSQAITNQALISAPLLTNQAYISQQPTLGYQQYVVSPSLVLSQPLDTQQQYAVISSPVLNQFSAGQQQQFSSPVPAISQHLVKQDVITDQQPVAQTPISQDQPKADPVTIHQMIMNHPSSSPSTAMTAEQLAILQQQMADQNKPMTTDELVEVLDLQSLEFKNAKATNNQGASEMMIFSHLPETQTAKRR; encoded by the coding sequence ATGGAACTCGTAGTGAAATTTAGTGCTAAAATGCTATTCGACGATTTctgtttgaaaatatatttttggccaTTTCTATCCTATTTGGCTAATATGAAAGGCGTATGTCCAATATATCCAGCTCCACCTGGGCCACCATCGCCTCTTCCCCCGATTCCAACGTATCAACCAACACCACCAACGACCACGACACTAGCCCCATGTCCTGCAATGCCATTAGTATGCCAGGCAGATGGTTCTAGACCAATTCCGTATTGTCCTTGTATTGATCCACGGCAACAAATGGCCTCAAGTCAAGCCATAACTAATCAAGCTTTGATCAGTGCACCATTACTTACCAATCAAGCTTACATAAGTCAGCAACCGACGCTTGGATATCAACAGTATGTTGTTAGTCCTTCTCTTGTACTTAGCCAACCGTTGGATACTCAACAACAATATGCAGTTATTTCTTCACcagttttaaatcaattttcggccggtcaacaacaacaattttctagTCCTGTTCCTGCTATAagtcaacatttggtcaaacaAGATGTTATCACCGATCAACAACCTGTAGCGCAAACACCTATATCTCAGGACCAGCCAAAAGCAGATCCTGTAACTATACATCAGATGATTATGAATCATCCATCTTCAAGTCCCAGTACAGCCATGACGGCCGAACAACTTGCTATACTGCAGCAACAAATGGCTGATCAGAATAAACCCATGACAACAGACGAACTAGTTGAGGTGTTGGATCTGCAAAGTTtggaatttaaaaatgcaaaggCTACAAACAATCAGGGGGCTTCGGAAATGATGATATTTTCTCATCTACCCGAAACACAAACTGCCAAAAGACGTTAA